The Zootoca vivipara chromosome 4, rZooViv1.1, whole genome shotgun sequence genome has a segment encoding these proteins:
- the LOC118085258 gene encoding mid1-interacting protein 1-B-like gives MEDYFSAVRKMEQTVMFPSILQGVPLEWQDSTPEADSSGKDLYDYYKLLKSIKLMVEGGLVPLDNQNPEVATRLREQEEKERQNLEGYFYYHASSLYRVLAQLTRRAIAVTSKYNEIMGQINQGEIHLG, from the coding sequence ATGGAAGATTACTTCTCCGCAGTCCGCAAGATGGAGCAAACAGTGATGTTCCCCAGCATTCTCCAGGGCGTTCCTTTGGAATGGCAGGACAGCACGCCCGAGGCTGACTCGAGTGGCAAAGATTTGTATGACTATTACAAGCTGCTGAAATCCATCAAGCTGATGGTGGAAGGGGGCTTAGTGCCTCTCGATAACCAGAACCCCGAGGTCGCCACCCGTCTgagagaacaggaagaaaaagagaggcagaACCTTGAAGGCTATTTCTATTACCACGCGTCCAGCTTGTATCGTGTCCTCGCACAGCTGACAAGGAGAGCCATTGCTGTCACCTCCAAATACAATGAAATTATGGGGCAGATTAACCAGGGCGAAATTCACCTCGGCTGA